The Microterricola viridarii nucleotide sequence GGTGATCTCGAACAGCACCGTCTCGGCGTCGCGGGAGATCTCGCTCATCCCGGCCTTCCGCAGCACATGCTGGGCGGGCTCGTTGTCCGGCGTGGTGTCGGCCCTGGCCGCCCTGGCGCCGTTCTGCGCCGCGATGGTGAGGGCGCCGCGCACCGCCTCCGTGGCGAAGCCGTGGCCGCGCACGCCAGGGACGAGCCCGAAGCCGAACTCGACCAGCCCGTCGGCATCCGGAGCGCCGAAGAAGCCGATGCCGCCGATGGCCGCGCCATCGTCGATGCGGCGCACGATGTACGGCCCGAACGGGGCCGGGTCGCCCTGCTCCTCGACGATGCTGAGGAACATGCGCACCACGTCGAGCTCGTCGGCGAAGGGGTATCCGCCCTCCCACCTGTCCTCCTCGCCGGGCGTGCCGGCGAGCACGCGCTCGGCCTCCTCCACCGTGAAGGGGTGCAGGATGAGTCGTTCGGTGAGGGTGTCCACGACACCACTCTGCCACGCCGGGTCGACATCGAGGTCCCCCATTGGCGGGACGCAATTGGTTTTGACAATCATTATCAATAAGGCGTAGCGTGGTCACATGATCAAGCGGAACCGAGCCATCAAGCCCCTCGCCACCATGGCGGGAGCGCTCGGCCTGACCCTCGGGCTCGTCGCCTGCAGCGGCGCGAGCAGCGCCGAGACCGACTCGACCGCCGCGGCGGGGGCAGAGCTGGGCATCGTGGCCTCGACGAGCGTGTACGGCCAGATTGCCTCCGAGATCGCCGGCGACGCGGCATCCGTGACCAGCATCATCGACAGCTCGGTCAACGACCCGCACTCCTATGAGGCCTCGGCGCGCGACCGGCTCGAGGTCAGCCGCGCCGACATCGTCATCGAGAACGGCGCCGGCTACGACAGCTTCATGACGGCCCTGCTGGCGGATGACGGCCGCCCCGGCCGCACCGTGCTGAATGTCTCCGAGCTCTCCGGCCTGCTGCCGGCGGACGCGGAGGCCGAGGACGAGCATGCCGAGGACGAGCACGCCGAGGACGAGCATGCGGAGGCGGACGCGCACGCCGACCACGACCACGTCACCGGCTTCAACGAGCACCTCTGGTACAACTTCGACACCATGCGCCACCTGGCCGAGGCGCTCGAGGCCGAGCTCGCTTCGCGCGCACCGGACAAGGCGGCAGAATTCGCCGCGAACGCCGCCGCATTCGACGCCCAGCTCGCCGAGCTCGAGGCGCGCACCAGCGCTCTGGCCGCGGCCCACGCCGGAATCCCCGTCGCGATCACCGAGCCGGTGCCGCTCTACCTGCTCGAGGCCGCCGGCCTGCACAACGAGACCCCGGCGTCCTTCAGCAACGCGATCGAGGAGGGCGACGATGTCGCCCCGCGCGCGCTGCAGCAGATGATCGAGCTGGTGTCTGGCCACGTGGCGCTGCTCGCATACAACGAGCAGACGGCCAGCCCGCAGACCGAGCTCGTGCGCGACGCCGCGGTGGCGGCAGCCGTGCCCGTCGTCGACTTCGCCGAGACCCTGCCGGACGGCAGCACCTACGTCTCCTGGATGGGCGACAACGTGACGGCCCTCGAGAAGGCGCTCAGCGCGTGAGCGCGGTGCTCAGCCTCGAGAACGCCGCACTCGGCTTCGGCGACCGCACCCTCTGGAACGGGCTGAACCTCGACATCGCGCCGGGCGAGTTCATCGCGGTGCTCGGCCCGAACGGCTCCGGCAAGACCAGCATGCTGAAGACCGTGCTCGGCCAGCAGCCGCTCGACTCGGGCAGCATCCGCTTCGCCGGCGGCCCGGTGCGCCGCGGCGACCGCCGCATCGGCTACATCCCGCAGCAGAAGCTCATCGGCCCCGGCACCCCGCTCCGCGGCCGCGACCTCGTCACCCTCGGCGTCAACGGGCACCGCTTCGGCCTGCCCTTCACGCGCCGCGCCGAGCGCGAGCACGTCGACGCGCTGCTCGAGGCGGTCGGCGCCACCCGGTACGGCAACGAGCCCGTCGGCAACCTGAGCGGCGGCGAGCAGCAGCGGCTCCGCGTGGGGCAGGCCCTCGCCGGCGACCCGTTGCTGCTGCTCTGCGACGAGCCGCTGCTCAGCCTCGACCTCCAGCACCAGCGCGGCGTCAGCGAGCTCATCGACCAGCGCCGGCGCGAGCACAACACCGCCGTGCTCTTCGTCACCCACGACGTCAATCCAATCCTCGGCATGGTCGACCGCATCCTCTACCTGGCCGGCGGCCAGTTCCGCATCGGAACCCCCGACGAGGTGCTGCAGTCCGCCGTGCTCACCGAGCTCTACGGCACCCCCGTCGAGTGCATCCGCATCGGCGGGCGCGTGATCGTCGTCGGCGACCCGGACACCGAAGTCCACCACCACCACGCCGGGGAGCTGCCCGCATGAGCCCCGTACTGATCCGCCTGGCCGAGGGTGACGCCGGCGACCTCTGGTCGCGGATGTTCGACTTCAGCGACTACGGCGCCCTGCTCGGGCTCGTCTCCAACTCGATCATCGCCGCAGCCGTTCTCGGCATCGTCGGCGGCCTCGTCGGCGTGTTCGTGATGCAGCGCGACATGGCCTTCGCCGTGCACGGCATCAGCGAACTCTCCTTCGCCGGGGCCGCAGCAGCCCTCCTTTTCGGGGTGAACGTCGTCGCCGGCTCCGTCGCCGGCGCCCTGATCGCCGCCCTCGTCATCGGTGTGCTCGGCGCCAAGGCGCGCGACCGCAACTCAATCGTCGGCGTGCTGATGCCATTCGGCCTCGGTCTCGGCATCCTCTTCCTCGCCCTCTACCCCGGCCGCAGCGCCAACAAGTTCGGCCTGCTGACCGGCCAGATCGTCTCGGTCGACGACCCGCAGCTCGGCTGGCTGATCGGCATGAGCCTCGTGGTTCTGATCGGGATGCTGCTGATCTGGCGCCCGCTCAGCTTCGACAGCCTGGACAGCGACGTGGCGGCCGCCCGCGGCGTGCCCACCCGCTTCCTCTCCTTCGCGTTCATGCTGCTGCTCGGGCTCATCGTCGCGGTCTCGGTGCAGATCATCGGCGCGCTGCTCGTGCTCGCCCTGCTCGTGACGCCGGCCGCCGCCGCGATGCGGGTGAGCTCCTCCCCCGTGCTCGTGCCCGTGCTCAGCGTGCTGTTCGGCCTGACCGCTGCCGTCGGCGGCATCCTGCTCGCCATCGGCGGCTCCCTGCCGATCAGCCCGTACATCACCACGATCTCCTTCGCGATCTACGTCGGCTGCCGGCTGATCGCCTGGGGACGCGGCCGACGGCGTGTCGTGCCGGGGTACGCTGGAAGTTAGCGAGAACGAGGTGGAGACGCCATGGTGGTAAGGCGCAATACGTGGCAGCGTGAGGCTGTGCGCGAGGCTCTCGCGCTGACCGACGGTTTCATCAGCGCGCAGTCGCTG carries:
- a CDS encoding GNAT family N-acetyltransferase, coding for MDTLTERLILHPFTVEEAERVLAGTPGEEDRWEGGYPFADELDVVRMFLSIVEEQGDPAPFGPYIVRRIDDGAAIGGIGFFGAPDADGLVEFGFGLVPGVRGHGFATEAVRGALTIAAQNGARAARADTTPDNEPAQHVLRKAGMSEISRDAETVLFEITLPAA
- a CDS encoding metal ABC transporter solute-binding protein, Zn/Mn family, coding for MIKRNRAIKPLATMAGALGLTLGLVACSGASSAETDSTAAAGAELGIVASTSVYGQIASEIAGDAASVTSIIDSSVNDPHSYEASARDRLEVSRADIVIENGAGYDSFMTALLADDGRPGRTVLNVSELSGLLPADAEAEDEHAEDEHAEDEHAEADAHADHDHVTGFNEHLWYNFDTMRHLAEALEAELASRAPDKAAEFAANAAAFDAQLAELEARTSALAAAHAGIPVAITEPVPLYLLEAAGLHNETPASFSNAIEEGDDVAPRALQQMIELVSGHVALLAYNEQTASPQTELVRDAAVAAAVPVVDFAETLPDGSTYVSWMGDNVTALEKALSA
- a CDS encoding metal ABC transporter ATP-binding protein; the protein is MSAVLSLENAALGFGDRTLWNGLNLDIAPGEFIAVLGPNGSGKTSMLKTVLGQQPLDSGSIRFAGGPVRRGDRRIGYIPQQKLIGPGTPLRGRDLVTLGVNGHRFGLPFTRRAEREHVDALLEAVGATRYGNEPVGNLSGGEQQRLRVGQALAGDPLLLLCDEPLLSLDLQHQRGVSELIDQRRREHNTAVLFVTHDVNPILGMVDRILYLAGGQFRIGTPDEVLQSAVLTELYGTPVECIRIGGRVIVVGDPDTEVHHHHAGELPA
- a CDS encoding metal ABC transporter permease, with the translated sequence MFDFSDYGALLGLVSNSIIAAAVLGIVGGLVGVFVMQRDMAFAVHGISELSFAGAAAALLFGVNVVAGSVAGALIAALVIGVLGAKARDRNSIVGVLMPFGLGLGILFLALYPGRSANKFGLLTGQIVSVDDPQLGWLIGMSLVVLIGMLLIWRPLSFDSLDSDVAAARGVPTRFLSFAFMLLLGLIVAVSVQIIGALLVLALLVTPAAAAMRVSSSPVLVPVLSVLFGLTAAVGGILLAIGGSLPISPYITTISFAIYVGCRLIAWGRGRRRVVPGYAGS